In Calliopsis andreniformis isolate RMS-2024a chromosome 6, iyCalAndr_principal, whole genome shotgun sequence, the genomic window atGGAGGACCCATAGGACTAGGTGGATTATTTGCTAGTGGTATGCCAAAATTAAAACCTACAGGACTCAGAGCAGTTTCAAATGAGAAGGACACTAGCAATGTAAATAATACAAATTACAGTCAATCACCTGCTCCTAGTGTGAAAAGAGGTCCGCCTCCTGTTCCACCTCCAGCTACACAAAAACCACAAGTATTTAATCAGATATTAACAAGTATTAATAACAAACCTCAGAAGTTTActagtaattattttagaagtcTAACTCATCGCAAGGACAGAGTACTACAGATTCTGCTAGCTCAAGTGTAGATGTACCTAAAGGATTTGGGAAACCTACCCTTGCACCTAAACCACCTTCCACCCCATCAACTACAGTGCATAAACCATCCCCACCCCCCAAAAAGTTAAACTTGACCACTGGAACAAGCGTATCAAGGGCACAAAGCATGCGATTACTTAGGTCACCACCTGTGCTTGCTCCAACTCCACCATCTCTTCATCAGTCGCAGGATTGTTTAAATGAAACACAACCGAGGCCTACAAATCGAGTACTAAGGCCTCCAGTTGCAAAACCTCCCTCTCCTCCTACTTCTAGAACGAATAACGCGACTGTGACAGCAACAAGAGCAGCACCGCCACCACCTTCCAGAGTTACGGTCAGCGCACCATGCATACCTCCTCCACCTCCACCATTACCGCATCGTCCTGCTCCTGTTCATCAGAGATTAGCTCCGCCGCCTCCGCCACCTCCAACACCTCCCACGAGGAGTTCTTCGATGCGTAATGGACAAACAATAAATGCTCTAGACCTTGAAATGCGATTCGCAGACATATTTCATACTAGTGCGAATTTTCCGCCGCCGGAGCCGTTCAAGGGATTTCCGAAAGTCTACAGCAGCAGAAATGGTGAGAATGACTTATTTCAAAACCAATCGCAATTGCATCGTTCCTTTCAAAACCTTACTATTAGACAGTATACTTCTAACTTGTTCCTGTAAGTTTCATTTGAGTTGTCACATATTTTTGCATTTCTAAAAATATAAGTGAAGGCTTACTCATTGCTTTGTTGTGTGATTTTTTTTT contains:
- the LOC143180319 gene encoding uncharacterized protein LOC143180319, translating into MPAPPPPPPPVFNAPSAGTGDQDRSLLLQSIRAGKSLRKTVTVDKSAPAVSGKVKSDSGSSSSNSRENTSVTINSGINNSNNGGPIGLGGLFASGMPKLKPTGLRAVSNEKDTSNVNNTNYSQSPAPSVKRGPPPVPPPATQKPQKSNSSQGQSTTDSASSSVDVPKGFGKPTLAPKPPSTPSTTVHKPSPPPKKLNLTTGTSVSRAQSMRLLRSPPVLAPTPPSLHQSQDCLNETQPRPTNRVLRPPVAKPPSPPTSRTNNATVTATRAAPPPPSRVTVSAPCIPPPPPPLPHRPAPVHQRLAPPPPPPPTPPTRSSSMRNGQTINALDLEMRFADIFHTSANFPPPEPFKGFPKVYSSRNAAKQQAPAPPMQTSSISNTMVPVNTSSGG